The proteins below are encoded in one region of Mya arenaria isolate MELC-2E11 chromosome 15, ASM2691426v1:
- the LOC128218723 gene encoding uncharacterized protein LOC128218723: MCCSVCVALNHRLCDSISNLPDLARGFMKTAEFKHLPAAMDKMIGRLDEIKIDRMKYQVCLKDSYKSILAEIKAFRKEINQILDTLEKRAVEQLDSMMKALEKSIKDDLKTNAYMYDELNTMIEKLQQMTGKKTVRPILTLDSENASLN; this comes from the exons ATGTGCTGTAGTGTCTGTGTGGCCCTTAACCACAG GCTTTGTGACAGTATCAGTAACCTGCCTGACCTAGCTAGAGGCTTCATGAAAACAGCAGAGTTCAAACACCTGCCAGCAGCAATGGACAAGATGATTGGCAGGCTGGATGAGATCAAGATTGACAGGATGAAATACCAAGTTTGCCTGAAGGACTCCTACAAGAGCATCCTTGCTGAAATCAAGGCTTTCCGTAAAGAAATAAACCAGATCTTAGACACGCTGGAGAAGAGGGCAGTTGAACAGTTGGATAGCATGATGAAAGCTTTAGAGAAGTCTATTAAAGATGATTTAAAAACCAATGCCTATATGTATGACGAACTCAATACCATGATCGAGAAGCTCCAGCAGATGACTGGCAAAAAAACAGTGAGACCAATTCTTACATTGGATTCAGAAAATGCCAGTCTAAATTGA